The DNA window gacagaagcccagagggaaaaggtagatgggataacttAGGAAAgtctggcaagaaacaagccaagctaaggctgggcgtTTATCAGtcagaataagactccatgtgtgacTCACTTGGGAGCTGAATGGTAGGGacccccaaacacaaaagagtaaAACACCACACTACACTTTCTCAttctcccccactctcctttctTGGCCCTGCCCCGGTCTGTTTGCCATGTTCAAtacactgctttctctctctgctctggactcttgtAGATGCTTTTGGCTGTGCCCTCCCTCAaagctacaataaaaaccttctcctTGACTGTACCCTGGAGTAACCATGTTCTCACTTTATACATtacatgagtgcacatgtgtgcagtggccTAGAGCTGATGTCAGATTTCTTGCAATCATCCCATGCTCTATTTACACCAACTTCAGACCTCTTCCATACATGCACTTGCATATATTCATGCTTCCCTCAGTCCTTTCCCCTAGAACGTATAGATTCTGGATGTGGCAGAAACAACAtgtcactttctcctttttcttatcACCAAGTATTTCTCCTATTACAGCCTGGGAAAAGGTCTACATATTGAGAGAAAAAGTAGTGTTATGTAACTTACTCTGCTCCCCCCCTACCACaccccatctgtctctctctctaacatAGGTTGCAAGCTTTCCCTGAACCCCCTTCTTAGGCTGCTGCCAAACtgggtagctgccttgaaatccagttttTACTGTTCTGTGCAGCAACAATACacctcacatcttcatcagtATCATCGGTAGATTTGATAAGAAAATggggaattcttttttttgattttttttttgagacaggatttctctgtatagctttggtgctgtcctagaactttctctgtagactaggctggccttgaactcacagagatccttctgcctctgcctcctgagttctgggattaaaggtgtgtgccaccaccacactgttgacaattgggaattcttaaaggaaggaattagttaaaagagagatttctcccacattaaaaaaatgggaaaaaaccattacaatggagaaatttgggtctctgtatgataatatgttagacagtttgaaaaatgattaaatgagcagatatctaatttagatgggatttatgtaatgtcaattgtaaacattatcacctttattatttctgtcttaccactaaaaaagttggttaatctgagtgctaaaatacaggccttagaaaaatctaataaaacagaTTACaaaaatggtgtaggagttccttctgtttgtgtgtttctttcattggttaatgaataaagaaactgctttgggccagATAGAGCACAATTtaagtaggcagagaagacagaactgaattctgggaggaagaaagcagagtcagagagaagccatggatcctccgtctgagactgacgctggttagaatctttcccggtaagccactgccatgtggcaatatacagatgaatagaaatgggttaaattaagatgtaagaattagccaataagaaactatagCTAATCggacaagcagtaatttaattaatacaatttctgtgtgtttattttgggtgtaagctagctgggcagctgggacaaacaagtggccctctcCCCTGCAACAAGAAATATTCAAATTCAGACAGAGGAATtgaatggagaaccaatttcagcattgcattataagaatagagaggagcAAACTAAGATTTTCAAGCAACCAATCTGAATATATCCAGTAACTTTACGGAAATTGCCAGATGGCAGAGGCTCAGTTACAGCTaactggactcctgtgccaatgttaaatttaaggagattcaaggaagcaatagtctcacaTGGCATGCATTccccttttgtgaagcaaatgttaaactcgtttgcaaatgttaaactcagtaataatagaattatccctaaccACTGGATAGAATTGGTTAAAGGAGCCTGGTCCATaattacaatggagtacctggttcagagaagaggctaagattattgaacaatgAGTAAAGTTATAAGTAGGGAAATCTCCCatgatcaaattcttggagaaggaaatTATGCTACTACAGAAGGGCAAACTGTATATAATAACTAGGCCCTGGatttatgccacacagcagcttggaatgcttgggacagaattggagaaataggaaagaaaattaaaccaTTTACTAAAGTTgtacagaaaccaaagaaaggatTTACAGATTTCATACAGAGATCGACCTCAGCATTAAATAGAATGATATCAAATTcaaaagctagacaaataataattgaacttttggcttttgaaaatgccatttCTCTATGCAAAATGATGATTAAATCATTAAAGGCAAAGTAAGTACCTTTGGATTcaagatacaattaatattgaatctcatgaccatgatgatactTCAATAGGAGAGgggatttccagaggtttgaagaaaaatcaaagccgggtggtggtggcgcacgcctttaatcccagcactcgtgaggcagaggcaggcggatctctgtgagttcgagaccagcctggtctacaagagctagttccaggacaggctccaaagctgcagagaaaccctgtctcgaaaaaccaaaaaaaaaaaaaaaaaaaaaaatcaaaatgtcaatcATTATAATTGTGGCAAcaaaggtcaccttaaaagggagTGTAGTTAgagcattcctagaaacaatgttttttctaagaataatccattcagaacACCCCTCCCTTCTGGGTTATGGGGAAGGTGTTGCAAAGGCGGGctttggactaatgaatgtaggtcagtGAGGAATATTCATGgtaatcctttgccatcaggaaactccatgaggggcctctcacaggcccctatGCCAAATCTGGTTCAGTTGCTTCTTGCCatcatagaggaaactccttcccagagcaattaaagaacctaatgcctattgtaagaaaccatactgctctggttATAgctacagaagaaagaagaaaaattttaggAGAAACCATAAGgtgagtattttggcaaacttctataaatgagcaaagatcaaaataaataatatgaataaattGTTATTGAAGGTATAGAAGGAACAGATGTGGATATTGCAATAATTTTATCAGAAtattggcatccaaattggcctcttcaggaagtAAATGTTCAGGTTTTAAGGGTTGTAACTTTATCTCAGATAAAACAGAATGCGAAATGGGTCCAATgtataggaccagaaggacagagaggaatattaaaaccatatgttgCTAACATaccaatgaatttgtggggatgtgatttattacagcaatggaatactcagattaatatttcccaatcttagaaataaattaacatatgtttctaGGAACAATGCCACAAGATATTGTAAAGAACGGTCAccgaccattcaggttgtacaagaacaggtcaacagctgctgatcttccaaaggcaccaacagccctacctttaaaatggttgacagacaaatcTGTATGGGTTGTGTAATTAcctttaacaaaagagaaactgcaggctttagaacagctggtacaggagcaactaaattctcagcatattgaagaatcaaacagcccttggaattctcctgtatttattgttaaaaaaaatctagaaaatgaagaatggtaacagatctaagagctgttaattaGGCAATTCAGCCAATGGGCACACAGACTGGAattcctttgtcttctttattatttaaaggatggtctcttatagtattgatttaaaagattgtttcttcactatacttttacaaaaaatggagagagaaaaatttgccttcacagtgcctacttataataattctcagtctgctaagagatatcaatgaaaGATTCTTCCACACAGAATGTTAAATAGCTCCACTCTGcatcaatattttgtaagtcagtcattggaaacgatatgtaagcaatttcctgaatctatagtttaccattacatggatgacattttactatctgtttcaaagaaaaaatgtttgaggaaataaagaaaaattttccttGTTGTTGAATTAAAAATTCCccctgaaaatatacaaagaagagattctattattcatttaggctataaaatagatttacaaaaaattagaccccaaatggtacaaattaggagagatcaatatcagactcttaatgacttccaaagattactaagagacatttcccatctatgGTGCACTATTGTGATAAAAACCTAATgaattgattaatttaaacaaaaccttagttggtaacaaggacttaaatagtcccagagaattatcagctgaagctgagagggaattggctttgattgaagagaagTTACAGAAGGTACAAACAGATGATGTGGATCCAAATactaactgcattctggtcatattaccctccaaacatttctctacagaaattttaatgcagagggaggAGGTTATCTTAGAATGGAACTTTCTACCACATAAgccaagtagaaaaaaattaaacttatatagaaaaggtctctgaattaattctaaaaggaaaattgagatttcATCGATTAACAGGAATAGACTCAGCAGAAACTTTAGCACCTTTAATAATGATGACATTGACAAGTTATTGGGAAAAAGTAAATCCTGACAAAGAGCTTTTTTAGAAGAGATAAGCAACAACTATccccaaagcaagagaattcaacttagaaagaaaactaacTAGATCCTTCCTCACATCATATGGTTCACACCAATAAtgggagcccctacattctatattgttgcaaataaatcaggaaagacaggctacaaatcagaaaatttaagtagagTGGATCAAaccccttatgattctgtccaaaagtcagaatttatgttattctcatggtactaaggaattaaaagaaattctcaacatagttaccaacttgcaatatgcagaaagagttgttttgcatattgaaaccactgaatttataccagatgatacagaattgactttattatttattcagttacaagatatgATCAGGAATGGAAAtaatcccatatacataacacacatctgatcctatacaggtctgccaggtcctctagcacagaTAATGCAGACAtagatcaattattgattggaaatgctgaagtcctcagaatttcattaaaaaaaaacgcTATGCCAATAACAAAGGTTTATAGAAAGAGTTTTATCATGTAGCAAccagccaaggaaattataaggaagtGTTCTGCTTTATAAAACCAAACACCACTATCTACAGGAAGTAACTCAAAGAGTACTCAAAGCAATGAAATCttcagatggatgtgttccaatttgtagaatttggaaaactaaaatatgcaCATCACAAATTGATCCTATTTAAGTTTTCAATAGGCAACTGCTGAAGGCAGAACCCACATTTGACAAGCTTCGAAGTGGCCAAAAACTGTTACTATCTAGGACAGAggtattttgaatgaaaatggccctcataggctcacatatttgaatgcttgttctccaggtggtggaactgtttggaaataATTAGGATGTATTGTCGTTGGAATGAAACTAGTCCCCATAGGCCCACAGAGAGTGGCATCATTAGGatgtgtggccatgttggaggaatgtatcactgtgggtgggctttgaggttccaaaagctcAAGCCCAACCCAGTGTCactctgacttcctgttgcctgatgATCGAGACGTAGAACTCTCAGTAGcttctctaacaccatgtctgcctttgtgctgccatgccttctggagaataatggactaaacctctaaactataagccatccccaattaaatgttttcccttattcgagttgctgtggttatggtgtctcttcacggcaacagAACTCAAACTAAGACACAGGGTGTGGACTTGTGGAAGAAGGTATGTCGCTGGGGGTAGACTTTGACATTTCAAAGCCAATTCCATTCCCAATTAgcactatttctctctctccttccctccttccctccttccctccctccctcccttccccttccctgtctccctccccgcccccgttGTGAGTTTTGTCTCGACATGTAAACTCCTATAGTGGTTCTGCTTCTTACCATGCTGGTTTTGGATGCTAAtcttctggaaccataaaccccaattaaatgttttcttatattcgttgtcttggtcatggtgcgCACGGGAGGAGAAAAGTAGCCGAGACAACTTTTCTCACCTGGACAGCTtgaacaaaagcaacaagtgatGCCAAAGCCCTATCCCTACTCTGACCAAGGGTACAATGGAAGACTGACTAGcttatactggcagtttgtctgtcaAATCTGGATGTCCAAAGTAAATAACATGAGCCAATGTATAGCGGGTTTCTGAGATTAAGGACAGTTGTTGAGGAAGAAGCTGTCCTGAAGCTGGAATGTAAAGAGCAGAACATTTGCTTtgtatgcacaaggctctgggtttgacccTGAGCCCCCCAAAGAGCTGCActttacttaaaaaacaaaaccacttttcATCAAAACTTCGGGTTTTTAGATATGAGAtaaatgtaaacaagcatttTGCAGTGTAGAAAGACAATATTGGGCACCATAAATCTTGGGAACATCTGTCAGTATTTACTGTGCTTATGATATAATTACCTCTCCAAACGAGGAAAAATcaaatttagaaataataatGCCCAGACCCAATCCTTCAGTAATTCCAGTCATTTTTCCAAGGATGGCCCACACCAGTTttgccacatgcatgcaaaatggACTTTCTTGTCCTTGACTTCAAGATATAAAGCCATCTTCTCgtcttttctttggcttcctaGGTTCTTTATCAGGGAAAAGGAGCCTCAGATGACAAAGCCTGTAGATCGACActgggggctagggagatggcacagtggttaaaaaGCTTATTGCCCAagtgtgaagaccagagtttgcATTTAACACGCACAAATGTCAGAGAGGTGTAGCGTtccacctgtaatgccagcactctgagAAGACACAAGGATCCCTAGGACACAGTGACTGGCCAGGTAGGAATCTCAGAGAGCTTTGGGTCAACTCAAGCATCTTGCCTTAGTGGAAAAGGTGAAGAGCAATCAACTCTGGATGTCAACCTCCAGCCTCCTCAAACGCCTGCACACATGAGAACATGCGGACGCATGTGCATATaccatgcacacagatacatgaGAAAAAGGTGAAGGTAAATTTGCGAAATGCTTATAGTGCTTATGGAGTAACTACTACTCAGAACTAGTGTAAACCAAATCCAGAAATAGTAAAACTAGAGACCCAACCCCTGAAATAGGCCACGGGCTTGGGAAGACTTTGTCTAGCCTCCTTGTCGCCAACTCCTATGAAACCCAGTGCTCTGTacaatggatatatatatatatatatatatatatatatatatatatatatatgccaaagaaatagaaaatattgtgCTGAACTAGGTGTCTTCATAATCCTTAAAACAATACGCCACGATGTCTTCTTGAATCTAATCGGGAGATTCGATGTCATTCCATATATGTAAATGGAGAGAATTGGTTAATCTTGCCACAGTGTTGAGCAATCATTCATTATAAGGAGTGCCATAATTTTAAAGTAGTTAGAATTGATGAAATGCAGCTTTAAAAACTCACGCTTTACTGAAAATTAGAGCTGACGTATAAAGTATTAGATGCATTGGATGTGTAGCACATTCTTAAGTCTATTCGTGATCTCTGTTTCACTTCTTTATTGAAATGAAGAATGGGCTGGAAGTTACATCAAGTTCTCAGAGACGTCTAAAAGGAACTGCGGAAGTCACGGATTTCAGTTTGGAAATCCTTGTATTTTCTCTTCTAGAATCACGGGTTGGGGAGATAACTTCTCTGAGAGCAATGCTAGGGATCTCAGACGACCTGGGGGGCAGGTCTCCTGAACTACGTGTTCTCTTCAAGGGAAAAAACACTGATCAAGTGAGTCACTAAGATCCTTGCTCCAGCCAGCAGACAAAGTAAGCAATGAATAAAAACTCCTCCCATTGCCTAGGACACTGTGGCATGAAATGACTCCCTAGCTTCTCAGGTGAAATGAGAAAACCGGTTATCTGTTCAGCAAATACAACCCACTCTGTGGCTTCTCCACTTTGGGGAGCTTCCTAAATTCTCAAATGTCTTGGAActaagacaggaagattgtgaatttgagaccagactgggctacacagaaatacactgtctcaaaagaatgaaacacaAACAGACGTCTTTTATGAACTCTTTGAAAGGTGGGGTTCATAACATATTAATCAGTTTCCTGCTAAACCTGAGGCCCGGAACAAGAGCACCTGGGAGTTTCTGGGGGACCCTGAGAATCGGTCCTTCCACAGTGTCACCACCGTCTATAAATGGACCTGGATTGTGTTCCCTGAAATACGCTGAACATTTAGAGCTCGGCTCTGACAGGCTCCTTAGGAGTCACTCGGTGAGGCTGCTCAGTCACCAGCCCATTTTCTCCCTTAGTCCCTCGTCCAGGTGATTCTCAACTGAATCATCCCTGTTACCTGGGGAGGATGCAGGCTGTAGAACATCCCAGGAGAGTGATCAGAGACCTCAGCGATGGGTTGtataaaaacatttctattttatttctttcaaaagatGCCCTCATTCTTCATGTCAACCACTTCAAAATCCAGTGCACACCTGCCCCTTTTGCATCTTCATTAGCTTCCTTGTTTATCCCAGAGCTACAAAGCAAAGCCTTCTGGTCCCTGCTCTTGCCTTTCCCATTTAATtgcatttttcttcatctttgcattttcttccttgttcccCAGAGCTAGAAGGTAAAAATGCCTGGTCCTCACTGTTGAcggtttccttctgcttctgaggTAAGGTGGCTAATTTATACATTCCAGGAATTAAAACAGTCATGAATACTGCTGACCCCAGACAAGTGTACAGAATTATCGGTAGATCTGGGTAGAGTCCTTGAAGAATTCCAGACAGTGCAGGAGTCGCCATTAGTCCCAGGCCAGCACCCACCAGAATAAATGCCGTAGATCTCCCGCTTAGGCTGGTGTACTGCTCAATCCAGGAAATGCCACTGGGAAATGTGGCTGCCATTGAGGCTCCATACACAGAAGTCGCaatccagaggcagagagggctCTTGTCAAAAAGCACCAGAAACAAAGAAGAGACAAGGCTGCCAATGTTGCACAACACAAGCATGGTTCCAGGCTGTAACAATGTTGCAAAGAAGATGGCCAGGCCCCTGCATGCTGCAAAGGTCCCCCAGAAGACAGAGTTCAAGCCGGCTGCTTCGCTTTCTTTCATACCAACATGGGTGGTGGCGAAGGAGAATAGGAAAGAGCCGTAGGTCACCTCGGCTCCaacataaaagaagaagaagatgaagaggaggcagagcagggccCAGTGGTACTTCGCTCTTCGGGCTACCTGATCAGATGCTGtagattttttctgttttgagcttTTCTTAAAGAATGGAGCAAGCAGGAAGACAGAAACTACTAAACCATAGGTGCCGATGGAAGCGTACGTCCACAGCAGATTCTTGTCCTCAGGTACCGCAAGCAGAGAGTATGAGGTTCCTGCAGAGGATCGGTTCAAGGCCGAACGGTCAAAGTCGGGCTCTGTGTAGTTCTGAGCGGACGCTGTTGTACCCCAGGCCAATTTAGCCAGCAGGGGTGACAGGAAGGCACCCAAGGCAAAACTGAAGTGTAAGGCCTGCATGTGTGGGGCTCCTTTATCCCCCCAAAGGTTCAAGATGAGAACATTGCCACCTGCCAACAAAAGAAGTGGGTTAAGTTAAACATGGCAGTTTGGCTAATATGTGTGTTAGTGAACAAACTCCACTAAAGGTATGTGTCTGTATTATGCGGCACGAGCATGGCAAATATTCTAAGACAATGAAGATTACACCTGATTCAACTCTGTGACGCAGGCTCTCTGCACACATGGTTTCATACCTACACATGGACTACACATGGAAATCTACTGTCTGATCAGCCACTACCTCTTGGAGCCATGCACATTAACAGAGGTTTCTACAAACTATGCTGGCACTTTACTGGGAAATTTCATTCGATAGAcctatttatacacacacacacacagttcagacACAGCATCAACCCTTTTTGTACTTGCAatagtaaattatttatttatttatttatttatgctcaAAAACAGG is part of the Arvicola amphibius chromosome 8, mArvAmp1.2, whole genome shotgun sequence genome and encodes:
- the LOC119821707 gene encoding sodium-dependent glucose transporter 1-like, whose translation is MESHGSQAKAAGQRLLQAETPGKNGLPAVSSGQGGRALRWFTTVVLNAAFLGMGVGAAVLGPTFPDLARNVNRNISSLSEIFVGRALGYLCGSVVGGVLFDCMNHFLLLGLSNLFTSAGLYLIPFCKTAVLLTTIMSVTSVSFGILDTGGNVLILNLWGDKGAPHMQALHFSFALGAFLSPLLAKLAWGTTASAQNYTEPDFDRSALNRSSAGTSYSLLAVPEDKNLLWTYASIGTYGLVVSVFLLAPFFKKSSKQKKSTASDQVARRAKYHWALLCLLFIFFFFYVGAEVTYGSFLFSFATTHVGMKESEAAGLNSVFWGTFAACRGLAIFFATLLQPGTMLVLCNIGSLVSSLFLVLFDKSPLCLWIATSVYGASMAATFPSGISWIEQYTSLSGRSTAFILVGAGLGLMATPALSGILQGLYPDLPIILYTCLGSAVFMTVLIPGMYKLATLPQKQKETVNSKSRDQKALLCSSGINKEANEDAKGAGVHWILKWLT